In the Sulfobacillus thermosulfidooxidans DSM 9293 genome, TACGATTGAGTCCTATCAAAGAGATTTAATTGATTATATGGATTTTGTAGATACCCATGGGCGCCAAGAGGATGAACAAAATGTGATTCATTATTTGCAGTTCTTACAACAGGAACACCGTGCTCCCGCGACGCAAGCCAGGCGACTGGCTGCGATTAAAGCCTATTATTGTTTTGTGGTGAATGACCAGGGTTTGAGTAGTGACCCCACAGAACTATTATCTGCTCCCAAACTGAATAGGCGCCTTCCTCATGTTTTAAGTATTGAAGAGGTTACGCGACTCATTGAAGCGCCCGATTTGAGTACCATGACCGGTATCCGGGACCGGGCGATGTTAGAATTGTTGTATGCCACCGGAGTGCGTGTCAGTGAATTATGTCATTTAACCATGAATGATTGGTGGTTAGATCCGCCGAAAATCCGGTGCCTCGGCAAAGGCTCCAAGGAGCGCTATATTCCTCTAGGAAAACTTGCGGCACAATGGTTGATGCGTTATGTCGATGTAGCCCGACCCCAGTTCATCAAAGATATACAGGAACCCACATTATTTCTTAACCGGCAGGGGAAAGCCTTAACTCGCCAAGGATTTTGGAAACTGCTTAAAAAATACGCTATCAAGGCAGGCATCACCCAACCGATTACGCCTCATATGATTCGCCATTCCTTTGCCACCCATCTTTTAGAAAACGGGGCCGATTTGCGTGCTGTGCAAGAAATGTTAGGCCATCAAGATATTTCGACCACGCAAATTTATACCCATGTCAGCCAAAAACGTCTTCGTCCCGTTTATGACCAGACTCACCCGCGGGCCTAAGGACACGATCATAGGCTTCAACAGGAGGACCATGTTGCATGAATTCCCACTCTTTTGCCCCATACTATCAGCCAGACAATCTTGTGGGGAGGGTGAAAGATGGGGCTTCGAGGAGGCCTAAAACGTCTTCGTTGGATTATTAGCACGGTTTTTGTATGGAACATATTTTCGACACCATTAATCTTTGCACAAACAATTACCGAACCTCCACCTGTGCAGGCGAAGGCCGCGGAATTAATTGATGCCAATTCGGGTCAGGTTCTTTATGCGAAAAATCCCAATCAAGAACTTCCGATGGCGAGTGTGACAAAGTTAATGACTTTGTATTTGGCTGTCAAAGCGATTGACCAGCATCAAATTAGCTTAAAGGATTTGGTGCCGGCTGATGAGACAGCCTACCGTATCGGCGGATCACAAATTTGGCTGGAACCAGGAGAACGCCTGAGCGTTGATCAAATGTTAAAAGCCGTGGCGATAGGTTCTGCGAATGATGCCTCTTATGCTCTCGGAGCCTTTATCGGAGGTTCCGAGTCGGCATTTGTTCAAAAAATGAATCAAACGGCGCATCAATTGGGGATGTTGCATACGCATTTTGTTAATCCTCATGGGTTGCCCGCGCAAGGACATTATACCACGGCGCATGATTTAGCCCTATTAGGTCAGCAAGCCGTGAAAATGCCGTTGCTGCTCCACTACACGTCTATGTGGGAAGATCGGAGTATCCGTAATGGTAAAGGGGGAACGTTGTGGCTTGTGAACCACAACCGATTACTTCGCACATATCCAGGCTGTGACGGCTTAAAAACCGGATTTACCCATGAGGCTGGCTATTGCATGGTGGCTACTGCCAAAAGAGATAACACGCGCATGATTGTGGCCATCTTAGGAGCGCCAACGGGTAAGGCGCGGGCCCAAGACGCCGCGGCCCTGATGTCGTGGGGATTTCAAAACTTTCGCACCACATCCGTTGTAAAGGCGCATGAAATTTTGGGCCGGGTACGGGTCATTCGCGGTACTAAGCCCTATGTCGACGCGGTGGTTGATCATGCTGTGGCGATCACCCAGCCTAGTACGGCCGGACGCCTTCAATCTTCTAAGGAATTGCCGGCAGACATTGCAGCTCCTGTCCAAAAAGGCCAAATTTTAGGCTACTTAACGGTGACGAGTCAGAAAAAGGTTGTCCGACGCATTCCCATCCGTGCTAGCCAGTCCGTTGACAAAATTACGATTGGACAACTGACATGGCGGTATTTATGGAAGCTCTTTAGTTAAAGGTCTGGCAGGATAGGAGGACAGGTATGGATTTATACGCGGTTAAAAATCAGTTAGAAGATATGGTGTCAGATTTGCGCCAACAACTCGCGGTGAAAGAGACCGATTCGGTGCACGCATTGAGTGCCTATGACAATCATCCCGCCGATTTAGGTACTGATACCTTTGAGCGGGAATTGGATGTAGGTTTAGAACGGGGCTTGGCTCATCACCTTGCCGAGGTTGAACGAGCTCTCGAAAAGATTGACGAGGATAGTTATGGCATCTGTGATCGCTGTCATCATCCTATTGATGCACAGCGTCTTCAAGCGCGCCCCGAGTCTGTCTATTGTTTGCCGTGTCAACAAGAACAAGAACAAGGATATGTGCCTGTTTCGCACCATGTGATTCCTATGCCCTTTGGCGACCGACCCGATATTCACCATGGGGATGTCGAAACCGATGGCGAAGACATCTGGCAAAGTGTCGCACAATGGGGGACCTCAAATAGTCCTCAAGATACTCCGCCAGCGGTGGATTACCATGAAACGTATGTCGGATTTGATGAACCGGTCAGTTTTGTCGAACAAGTCGAATCCGTTGTCGATGAACAAGGTGAACCACTTCTGGATGCTGCCCGAGAGAAAATGAAGCGTCAAGCCCGAAGTACCGACAAGGAAAGTGATGAATATCCTTTTTAAGGCGGCCAAAAGCCGCCTTTTTTCGCAGCCTGAAGCGTGTATGATAGTGGTCAGGAAAATATTGGATTTGCGGGAGGATTGTTCATGACCATTGTTCATACGATTCAGGGGAACCGAATTTTGGTCGCCATTCATGGTGATCTCGATTTAACGACGGCAGCACCCCTGCGTGAAGCTTTAGATGAATTATTGGACCGCTACCGGGAAAAAGCGCTAGTGTTAGATCTATCGGAAGTTGAGTTTATTGACTCATCTGGTCTTGGTGTCATCCTCGGACGATACCGCCGGATGGGAAACCGATCGTTATCTCTAGTTGGGGTGAAGCCTAGCGTCAAGGCTGTGCTGGAGCTGGCCGGGATTACTGCGATTATATCAGTCACTGATGCTTTTAAACCAGCTGTGAAGGATCAACATGTGTAGTCGCCCTTGGCAGGCTTTAAACCTTATTTTGGGTCTATTTATTTTATCCCTTGTCTCGTAGAGATTATTCCGGAACGGTTTTGGTTCACGGGGATGCCACTCTCTAAGAGAACCACGGCATCATACAAAAAACTAAGCTAGGAGGAACTTTGAGTGAAAAATACGATGCAAATGCGATTTTTATCTGTGCCTGACAATGTGGGACTAGCCCGGGTCGCCATCGCAGCATTAGCGGGTCAGGCACCCTTTTCCCTATCGGATATTGACGAAATTAAGGTGGCCGTTTCCGAAGCAGTTTCCAATGCTATTATTCATGGCTATAAAGGCAAACCTGACGGTTGGGTCGAGTTAACGGGAACGCTTGACAAACTGGGATTAACCATTGTCGTTGAAGATTTTGGCGTTGGTATTGCAGATATTGAACAGGCACGGCAACCGTCGTTTTCTAGTGACCCCGAACGAATGGGACTCGGATTTGTATTTATGGAGTCTTTTATGCATGGACTTCATGTGGAATCGACGGTGGGAAAGGGCACCCGCGTCGAAATGCAGCGATTTGCAACGATTCAAGGAGAACTATCACGCGATGCCCAATGAAGGCCAAACCCATTGGCACTCACCCCGCGACGAAGCCCAGTTATATCGCTTAGCCCAAGCAGGGGATCTGACGGCACGGGAAGAGTTGGTGGAGCGACATTGGAACTTAATTTGGCATATTGTCCACCGGTTTCAAGGCCGGGGATATGATCCCGAAGATTTGTTTCAAGTAGGAGCTATTGGCTTACTCAAAGCGATTGATCGTTTTGATGTCGACCGGGGATTAAAATTTTCTACTTATGCTGTGCCCTTAATAATGGGCGAAATCCGGCGCCATATGCGCGATGATCAGCCCATTCGGGTGGCCCGATCCCTACGGGAATTAGGAATGCGGGTCGAACAGGTCCGTTCGATGTTGTCGCAGCAATTGGGACGGGATCCGACGCCACAAGAAGTGGCTGAAAAAATGGGCGTGGATCCTAGTGATATTGCGGAAGCCATGGAAGCAATTCGAGCACCAGCTTCTCTTAACCAACCCATCGAATCTCCCAATGGCTCGGAAACGCATTTAGGGGATACCGTACGAGATGATGTGGGAGAATCCGACTGGTTGGAACAAATGGCACTCACTCAAGCATTTGGAGCCTTGGACGAACGAGAGCGATTTATTTTGCGTGCACGCTTCGTTGAAGGACGAACACAAACCGAAGTCGCGCGGCGATTGAATGTCTCGCAAGTGCAAATCTCACGATTAGAACGCCGCGCCTTGGATCGTTTGAAATTGGCCTTAAACGATGATCCACCGCCAAATCCTCATGAGGGATAAAAAAATCTGTGTTTGGAACATACTACTCCTGAACCCGTGGGTTCAAGGAGTTTTTCTTTGCCAGTTGTTCTGCCATTCACTGGATGTAGGAGGGAAATCCATGGCCAACCAAGCCAGACAGTTAAGTCAGGAAATGCAAGATTATCAGAACATGGCCAGTCAGATCCGTCCTAAAAAACCCATGCTTAAAAATGCAATTACGGCATTTTTTGTTGGCGGTCTGATTTGCGAAGTCGGTCAGGGAATTCAATGGTTTTTTATGCAACAAGGTATGAGCGCCAAAGAAGCCACATCTCCCACGACGGTTGTGATGATCGGGCTCGGCGCCTTATTGACCGGATTAGGATGGTATGACCGGATCGTGAAGCGTGGGGGCATGGGGGGATCATTACCGATTACCGGTTTTGCCAATGCGATGGTCGCTCCAGCGATGGAATACCGTACCGAAGGCTTAGTGTTGGGCGTCGGTGCCAAACTGTTTACCGTAGCAGGACCGGTCTTAACGTATGGATTAGCTGCAGCCTTTGTGGTCGGATTGATTCGATATTTATTGACGGGGGTGGCCTAGGTGGGTGTGCATCGCCGGTCAGCATCGAGCTATGCATTTGATGGTGTGGTGATTCGCTCTGCGGCGGCTGTGGTGGGGCCAAAAGAGGGGGAAGGCCCCTTGGGCTCGTACTTTGACCGGATTTGGCCATCTGAACTGAATAATCATTCGAGTTTTGAAGTCGCGGAACGAGCCTTATTGGTTGAAGCGCAAAATCTGACGTTGCAGAAAGGCGAGCAGGATTGGTTTAACGTGGACGTTGTCATGGGCGGCGATCTCTTAGACCAATTAATCTCGACCAATTTTGCTGCCCGCGAACATCAAAGACCTTTACTGGGACTCTTTTCCGCTTGTGCCGTGTTTACTGAAGGCTTGGGCCTAGGGGCGCTAGCCATTGCCGGCCAGGGGCCTAAAACGGTTTTGGTTGGAGCAAGCAGCCATCACATGGCCGCGGAACGGCAATTTCGCTATCCCATTGAACTGGGATATCAACGAACGCCGACGGCAGGATGGACGGCAACTGCAGCCGGATCCTGTCTATTGTCTGGGAGCTCATCTGTGGATTCCGGAGATATTGTCATAGAAGCCGCAACCTTTGGCCGGGTTGTAGATTGGGGATCAAAAAATCCCAATGACATGGGTACCGCGATGGCCCCAGCAGCATTTGACACAATTAAACGACATCTTGAGGATTTTAACCGGGATATTTC is a window encoding:
- the xerD gene encoding site-specific tyrosine recombinase XerD, with protein sequence MNQRIHEFLDYLRYERNLSSNTIESYQRDLIDYMDFVDTHGRQEDEQNVIHYLQFLQQEHRAPATQARRLAAIKAYYCFVVNDQGLSSDPTELLSAPKLNRRLPHVLSIEEVTRLIEAPDLSTMTGIRDRAMLELLYATGVRVSELCHLTMNDWWLDPPKIRCLGKGSKERYIPLGKLAAQWLMRYVDVARPQFIKDIQEPTLFLNRQGKALTRQGFWKLLKKYAIKAGITQPITPHMIRHSFATHLLENGADLRAVQEMLGHQDISTTQIYTHVSQKRLRPVYDQTHPRA
- a CDS encoding D-alanyl-D-alanine carboxypeptidase family protein — encoded protein: MGLRGGLKRLRWIISTVFVWNIFSTPLIFAQTITEPPPVQAKAAELIDANSGQVLYAKNPNQELPMASVTKLMTLYLAVKAIDQHQISLKDLVPADETAYRIGGSQIWLEPGERLSVDQMLKAVAIGSANDASYALGAFIGGSESAFVQKMNQTAHQLGMLHTHFVNPHGLPAQGHYTTAHDLALLGQQAVKMPLLLHYTSMWEDRSIRNGKGGTLWLVNHNRLLRTYPGCDGLKTGFTHEAGYCMVATAKRDNTRMIVAILGAPTGKARAQDAAALMSWGFQNFRTTSVVKAHEILGRVRVIRGTKPYVDAVVDHAVAITQPSTAGRLQSSKELPADIAAPVQKGQILGYLTVTSQKKVVRRIPIRASQSVDKITIGQLTWRYLWKLFS
- a CDS encoding TraR/DksA C4-type zinc finger protein, which translates into the protein MDLYAVKNQLEDMVSDLRQQLAVKETDSVHALSAYDNHPADLGTDTFERELDVGLERGLAHHLAEVERALEKIDEDSYGICDRCHHPIDAQRLQARPESVYCLPCQQEQEQGYVPVSHHVIPMPFGDRPDIHHGDVETDGEDIWQSVAQWGTSNSPQDTPPAVDYHETYVGFDEPVSFVEQVESVVDEQGEPLLDAAREKMKRQARSTDKESDEYPF
- a CDS encoding STAS domain-containing protein, translated to MTIVHTIQGNRILVAIHGDLDLTTAAPLREALDELLDRYREKALVLDLSEVEFIDSSGLGVILGRYRRMGNRSLSLVGVKPSVKAVLELAGITAIISVTDAFKPAVKDQHV
- the spoIIAB gene encoding anti-sigma F factor, with translation MQMRFLSVPDNVGLARVAIAALAGQAPFSLSDIDEIKVAVSEAVSNAIIHGYKGKPDGWVELTGTLDKLGLTIVVEDFGVGIADIEQARQPSFSSDPERMGLGFVFMESFMHGLHVESTVGKGTRVEMQRFATIQGELSRDAQ
- a CDS encoding SigB/SigF/SigG family RNA polymerase sigma factor, which translates into the protein MPNEGQTHWHSPRDEAQLYRLAQAGDLTAREELVERHWNLIWHIVHRFQGRGYDPEDLFQVGAIGLLKAIDRFDVDRGLKFSTYAVPLIMGEIRRHMRDDQPIRVARSLRELGMRVEQVRSMLSQQLGRDPTPQEVAEKMGVDPSDIAEAMEAIRAPASLNQPIESPNGSETHLGDTVRDDVGESDWLEQMALTQAFGALDERERFILRARFVEGRTQTEVARRLNVSQVQISRLERRALDRLKLALNDDPPPNPHEG
- the spoVAC gene encoding stage V sporulation protein AC; protein product: MANQARQLSQEMQDYQNMASQIRPKKPMLKNAITAFFVGGLICEVGQGIQWFFMQQGMSAKEATSPTTVVMIGLGALLTGLGWYDRIVKRGGMGGSLPITGFANAMVAPAMEYRTEGLVLGVGAKLFTVAGPVLTYGLAAAFVVGLIRYLLTGVA
- a CDS encoding stage V sporulation protein AD, giving the protein MGVHRRSASSYAFDGVVIRSAAAVVGPKEGEGPLGSYFDRIWPSELNNHSSFEVAERALLVEAQNLTLQKGEQDWFNVDVVMGGDLLDQLISTNFAAREHQRPLLGLFSACAVFTEGLGLGALAIAGQGPKTVLVGASSHHMAAERQFRYPIELGYQRTPTAGWTATAAGSCLLSGSSSVDSGDIVIEAATFGRVVDWGSKNPNDMGTAMAPAAFDTIKRHLEDFNRDISDYDQIYTGDLGVLGVKLLDALASKEGFDWSHRLNDCGRSLYDIERQDVHNGGSGAGCSASVFSGFLYHQLQHGQFHRILLVSTGALFSPTSYQQGESIPSIAHAVAISRAD